One window of the Pedobacter ginsengisoli genome contains the following:
- the secG gene encoding preprotein translocase subunit SecG translates to MLFLIILLIIICIALALFVLIQNPKGGGLATGGSGSNMFGVQRTGDVLEKGTWILLALVVVLTLSITTIGKSGGSAAVAGSKIQNQLDKTPTPPPIGGGSTAPANTPPAATDTTKK, encoded by the coding sequence ATGCTTTTCTTAATTATTTTATTAATCATCATTTGTATTGCCTTAGCGCTATTTGTTTTGATACAAAATCCTAAAGGTGGTGGTCTGGCAACAGGCGGATCTGGCAGTAATATGTTTGGTGTTCAACGTACAGGCGACGTTTTAGAAAAAGGAACCTGGATTTTACTGGCACTTGTTGTTGTGCTTACTTTATCAATTACAACTATTGGTAAATCAGGCGGTTCAGCAGCTGTAGCTGGCTCTAAAATTCAGAACCAACTTGACAAAACTCCTACTCCACCTCCAATAGGGGGCGGTAGTACTGCTCCTGCAAACACACCACCAGCAGCAACTGACACAACAAAAAAATAA
- the groES gene encoding co-chaperone GroES: protein MALNFKPNADRVVVEAAAAEEKTASGIYIPDTAKEKPQQGVVVAVGPGKYADQTGNLIPLSVKVGDQVLYSKYGGTEVTIEGTEYLIMRDSDILGTL from the coding sequence ATGGCTTTAAACTTTAAACCTAATGCAGATAGAGTAGTTGTTGAAGCTGCTGCTGCAGAAGAAAAAACAGCTTCTGGTATTTATATCCCTGATACCGCTAAAGAAAAACCTCAACAAGGAGTAGTAGTAGCTGTTGGTCCTGGTAAATATGCTGATCAAACCGGAAATCTAATCCCATTAAGTGTTAAGGTTGGTGATCAGGTTTTATACAGTAAATATGGTGGCACTGAAGTTACTATTGAAGGTACTGAGTATTTAATTATGAGAGATTCTGATATCTTAGGAACTCTTTAA
- the groL gene encoding chaperonin GroEL (60 kDa chaperone family; promotes refolding of misfolded polypeptides especially under stressful conditions; forms two stacked rings of heptamers to form a barrel-shaped 14mer; ends can be capped by GroES; misfolded proteins enter the barrel where they are refolded when GroES binds) codes for MAKQVKYNVEARDSLKRGVDILANAVKVTLGPKGRNVIIDKKFGSPAITKDGVTVAKEIELKDPIENMGAQMVKEVASKTADIAGDGTTTATVLAQAIVTAGIKNVAAGANPMDLKRGIDKAVTAIVENLKSQSQTVGEDNNKIKQVASISANNDEVIGALIAEAMGKVGKDGVITVEEAKGTETEVKTVEGMQFDRGYLSPYFVTNADKMEAELENPYILIYDKKISNMKELLPVLEKQVQTGKPLLIIAEDLDGEALATLVVNKIRGSLKVAAVKAPGFGDRRKAMLEDIAILTGGTVISEERGYKLENADLTYLGTAEKVVVDKDNTTIINGAGQSDDIKARVNQIKAQIETTTSDYDKEKLQERLAKLAGGVAVLYVGAASEVEMKEKKDRVDDALHATRAAVEEGIVAGGGVAFIRAIEALDGMKGSNDDETTGIQIIRRAIEEPLRQICQNAGIEGSIVVQKVKEGKADFGYNARTDVYENLIAAGVIDPTKVGRVALENAASIAAMLLTTEVVLADDPEEAPAGAAMPPMGGGGMGGMM; via the coding sequence ATGGCAAAACAAGTAAAATATAATGTAGAAGCCCGTGACTCACTGAAAAGAGGTGTTGACATTTTGGCTAATGCTGTAAAAGTAACTTTAGGCCCAAAAGGTCGCAACGTAATTATTGACAAGAAATTTGGCTCACCTGCAATCACTAAAGATGGTGTTACAGTAGCTAAAGAAATTGAATTAAAAGACCCAATTGAAAATATGGGCGCTCAAATGGTTAAAGAAGTGGCTTCTAAAACTGCAGATATTGCAGGTGACGGAACTACAACTGCAACTGTATTGGCTCAGGCAATTGTAACTGCTGGTATTAAAAACGTAGCTGCTGGTGCAAATCCAATGGATTTAAAACGCGGTATCGATAAAGCTGTTACTGCTATTGTTGAGAATTTAAAATCTCAATCACAAACTGTAGGTGAAGACAACAACAAAATTAAACAAGTTGCATCTATCTCTGCTAACAATGACGAAGTAATTGGCGCTTTAATCGCTGAAGCTATGGGCAAAGTTGGTAAAGATGGCGTTATCACTGTTGAAGAAGCAAAAGGAACTGAAACTGAAGTAAAAACAGTTGAAGGTATGCAATTTGACCGTGGTTACCTGTCTCCATATTTTGTAACTAATGCTGATAAAATGGAAGCGGAACTAGAAAACCCTTACATTTTAATCTACGATAAAAAAATCAGCAACATGAAAGAATTGTTGCCTGTATTAGAAAAACAAGTTCAAACTGGAAAACCACTATTAATTATTGCTGAGGATTTAGACGGTGAAGCTTTAGCTACTTTAGTAGTTAACAAAATCCGTGGATCTCTGAAAGTTGCTGCTGTTAAAGCTCCAGGTTTTGGTGACAGAAGGAAAGCAATGTTAGAAGACATCGCTATCTTAACTGGTGGTACTGTTATTTCTGAAGAAAGAGGTTATAAATTAGAAAACGCTGACCTTACTTATTTAGGTACTGCTGAGAAAGTTGTTGTTGACAAAGACAACACTACAATCATCAATGGTGCTGGTCAGTCTGACGATATCAAAGCTCGTGTTAACCAGATCAAAGCTCAAATTGAGACTACTACATCTGATTATGACAAAGAAAAATTGCAAGAGCGTTTGGCTAAATTAGCTGGCGGTGTTGCGGTTCTTTATGTTGGTGCAGCTTCTGAAGTTGAAATGAAAGAGAAAAAGGACCGTGTTGATGATGCTTTACATGCAACTCGTGCAGCGGTTGAAGAAGGTATCGTAGCTGGTGGTGGTGTTGCTTTCATCCGAGCTATTGAGGCTTTAGATGGCATGAAAGGTTCTAATGATGATGAAACTACTGGTATCCAGATTATTCGTCGTGCTATAGAGGAGCCTTTACGTCAGATTTGCCAAAATGCTGGTATCGAAGGCTCTATCGTTGTACAAAAAGTTAAAGAAGGTAAAGCTGACTTCGGTTACAATGCCCGTACTGATGTATATGAAAACTTAATAGCAGCTGGTGTTATCGATCCAACTAAAGTTGGTCGTGTGGCATTAGAAAACGCGGCTTCAATTGCAGCTATGTTATTAACAACTGAAGTTGTTTTAGCTGATGATCCTGAAGAAGCTCCTGCAGGTGCTGCTATGCCTCCTATGGGTGGTGGTGGCATGGGTGGAATGATGTAA